In the genome of Falsirhodobacter halotolerans, one region contains:
- a CDS encoding IS256 family transposase, whose product MTKPMMDLRALVEKSADADLLREMIGFAAERLMELEVGTKTGADYGEKSGERIAQRNGYRDRDWQTRAGSVELRIPRLRTGSYFPSFLEPRRSIEKALTAVIQEAYVHGVSTRSMDDLVQAMGGTGISKSQVSRFCEEIDERVDAFLTRPIEGEWPYLWIDATYLKVRQGGRIVSVAVTLAVGVNTDGRREVLGMSIGASEAEPFWTEFLRDLVRRGLSGVKLVISDAHEGIKAATARVLSTTWQRCRVHFQRNALAHAGKNSRRVVSAFIATAFAQPDLAAAKTQWRLVADQMRGKIPKLATLMDTAEEDVLAYMTFPQQHRAKLHSTNPIERLNAEIKRRTDVVGIFPNEASIRRLVGAILMEQTEEWTVQRGRYMTLETLAPVCDDLTVSLPAAQSD is encoded by the coding sequence ATGACCAAGCCCATGATGGACCTGCGCGCGCTCGTGGAAAAGAGTGCCGATGCCGACCTGCTCCGTGAGATGATTGGCTTCGCCGCTGAGCGGCTGATGGAGCTCGAGGTCGGCACGAAGACGGGCGCCGACTACGGCGAAAAGAGCGGCGAGCGGATTGCGCAGCGCAACGGCTACCGCGACCGGGACTGGCAGACCCGCGCCGGCAGCGTCGAGCTGCGCATCCCCCGGCTGCGCACCGGCTCTTACTTTCCGTCATTTCTGGAACCGCGGCGCTCGATCGAGAAGGCGCTGACGGCTGTGATCCAGGAGGCCTACGTTCATGGCGTCTCGACCCGGTCCATGGATGACCTGGTTCAGGCTATGGGTGGGACTGGCATCTCGAAGAGCCAAGTCAGCCGGTTCTGCGAGGAGATCGACGAGCGCGTCGACGCCTTCCTCACCCGCCCCATCGAGGGCGAATGGCCCTATCTCTGGATCGACGCCACCTATCTCAAGGTGCGCCAGGGCGGACGCATCGTGTCCGTCGCGGTCACGCTCGCGGTCGGCGTGAACACCGACGGTCGACGCGAGGTGCTGGGCATGTCGATCGGCGCCTCTGAGGCCGAGCCCTTCTGGACCGAATTCCTCCGAGACCTCGTTCGGCGAGGTCTGTCTGGCGTGAAGCTGGTGATCTCGGATGCGCACGAAGGCATCAAGGCCGCCACGGCTCGAGTGCTATCGACGACCTGGCAGCGCTGTCGCGTTCACTTCCAACGCAATGCCTTGGCCCACGCCGGAAAGAACAGCCGACGCGTCGTCTCGGCCTTCATCGCCACGGCATTCGCCCAGCCCGATCTCGCGGCGGCCAAGACCCAATGGCGCCTGGTGGCCGACCAGATGCGTGGCAAGATACCGAAGCTGGCCACGTTGATGGACACGGCGGAGGAAGACGTGCTGGCCTACATGACCTTTCCCCAGCAGCACCGCGCCAAGCTTCACAGCACGAACCCGATCGAGCGCCTCAACGCTGAGATCAAGCGGCGCACCGATGTCGTTGGGATCTTCCCAAACGAGGCTTCGATCCGCCGCCTCGTCGGTGCGATCCTCATGGAGCAGACCGAGGAATGGACCGTTCAACGCGGACGCTACATGACGCTGGAAACGCTCGCCCCTGTCTGCGATGATCTCACCGTCAGCCTCCCTGCCGCGCAGAGCGACTGA
- a CDS encoding winged helix-turn-helix transcriptional regulator, protein MELFATKWTSMILHTLHARHEGVARTGVLHRSLPGISKKMLVQTLRDMEGSGLISRHVESAVPPAVEYRLTPLGLRFVDLVNTVYDWSRANSDALDLLGDRATSRRRTPRTPDL, encoded by the coding sequence ATGGAGCTGTTCGCGACAAAGTGGACGAGCATGATCCTCCATACGTTGCACGCCCGTCACGAAGGGGTAGCCCGCACCGGCGTCTTGCACCGCAGCCTGCCAGGGATATCGAAGAAGATGCTGGTTCAGACGCTGCGGGACATGGAGGGCAGCGGTCTCATCAGTCGTCACGTGGAAAGCGCGGTGCCCCCGGCTGTCGAATACCGCCTGACACCTCTTGGCCTTCGGTTCGTGGATCTGGTGAATACAGTATACGACTGGAGCCGCGCCAACTCGGACGCGTTGGACCTGCTTGGCGACCGGGCAACATCACGGCGAAGGACGCCCCGCACTCCTGACCTCTAG
- a CDS encoding LysR family transcriptional regulator, with protein sequence MKLKDLEAFRAVMDSGSTQGAAQYLGISQSAVSRRLTQLEEYLDLQLFVRDRARLIPADGSKELERLAGDVLERAFLLDEVAKAMRRGERTRALITISVPSSITRTTLPRLIAEFCAENPGFRFDVTCGPYDATERMLRDGRVDIGLLRLPFSEPGFQLGGVIAAPSVCILPKGHPLTVLSEIRVQNLSGVPLVLLGWRRAPRRDVDLAFQTAGIVQDIVAEAHSVSTACGLVAAGLGVSIVNGLLMRECADLDIEVRPFVPTLPNRLSFVQPLGPKASEGAAAFVRFATGRLQIMASEPMVK encoded by the coding sequence TTGAAACTAAAGGATCTGGAGGCGTTCCGCGCCGTGATGGACAGCGGATCGACTCAAGGAGCCGCCCAATATTTGGGCATATCCCAGTCTGCGGTCAGTAGGCGGCTTACCCAACTAGAAGAATATCTCGATTTGCAGCTGTTTGTGCGGGATCGCGCGCGGCTGATTCCCGCAGACGGGAGCAAGGAACTTGAACGGCTGGCCGGCGATGTGCTGGAACGTGCCTTTCTCCTGGACGAGGTGGCGAAAGCCATGCGCCGTGGAGAGCGCACCCGCGCGCTAATTACCATCTCTGTCCCCTCAAGCATCACCCGCACGACGCTTCCGCGCCTGATCGCCGAGTTTTGCGCCGAGAACCCCGGCTTCCGTTTCGACGTGACGTGCGGCCCCTATGACGCGACGGAGCGCATGCTGCGCGATGGTCGCGTGGACATCGGCCTCCTGCGCCTGCCGTTCAGCGAGCCGGGGTTTCAGCTGGGTGGGGTGATCGCGGCGCCTTCGGTTTGCATCCTGCCGAAGGGGCATCCGCTAACGGTGCTCTCCGAAATCCGCGTTCAGAACCTTAGTGGCGTGCCCCTGGTGCTACTGGGATGGCGGCGCGCGCCGCGGCGGGACGTGGATCTTGCCTTCCAGACCGCCGGGATCGTGCAAGACATCGTTGCTGAGGCGCATTCCGTGTCGACCGCCTGCGGCCTAGTAGCAGCAGGGCTCGGAGTTTCCATCGTGAACGGCCTGCTGATGCGGGAATGCGCCGATCTCGACATTGAGGTGCGCCCCTTTGTGCCCACACTGCCGAATCGGCTTTCCTTTGTCCAGCCACTGGGTCCAAAGGCGAGCGAAGGCGCCGCCGCCTTCGTGAGATTTGCCACCGGCCGTCTGCAAATAATGGCAAGTGAACCTATGGTCAAATAA
- a CDS encoding ABC transporter permease: MIAFVIRRLMQAMLVLLVTSVIVFAGVYAIGDPLEILLPADATMAERAQVTQSLGLDLPLPVQYLGFLSRALQGDLGISFVYNQPSIDVILQRLPATLELAFCALFLSLVLGIPLGLLAGLRPGSVTEETVMTGSILGFSLPNFWQGMMLIMIFAVFLGWLPSTGRGQTGTILGIETSLATMDGIRHLILPALNLSLAKIALVIRLTRSGVQETMPLDFVKFARARGLASRRIVLVHVLKNIMIPIITVVGVEFGSLIAFAVVTETIFAWPGVGKLIIDSINILDRPVVVAYILVIVTMFICINLIVDILYSLLDPRIRSRR, encoded by the coding sequence ATGATCGCCTTCGTCATCCGCCGCCTTATGCAAGCGATGCTCGTGCTGCTGGTCACGTCAGTTATCGTCTTCGCCGGCGTCTACGCCATCGGCGACCCGTTGGAGATCCTGCTGCCCGCCGATGCCACGATGGCCGAACGCGCGCAGGTCACGCAGTCCCTCGGTCTCGATCTGCCGCTGCCGGTGCAATATCTCGGCTTCCTGTCGCGGGCACTGCAGGGCGATCTGGGCATCTCTTTCGTCTACAATCAGCCCTCGATTGATGTCATTCTGCAACGCCTCCCGGCCACGTTGGAACTGGCATTCTGCGCGCTGTTCCTCTCCCTGGTGCTGGGCATTCCTCTGGGCCTTCTGGCCGGGTTGCGGCCTGGCAGCGTAACGGAGGAGACGGTGATGACTGGTTCCATCCTCGGGTTCTCGCTGCCGAACTTCTGGCAGGGCATGATGCTGATCATGATCTTCGCCGTATTCCTCGGCTGGCTGCCCTCCACCGGGCGCGGACAGACAGGCACCATCCTTGGCATCGAGACGAGCCTTGCGACGATGGACGGCATCCGCCACCTGATCCTGCCGGCGCTGAACCTATCGCTGGCCAAGATAGCGCTGGTTATCCGGCTGACGCGGTCGGGCGTGCAGGAAACGATGCCGCTCGATTTCGTCAAGTTCGCCCGTGCGCGGGGCCTGGCGTCGCGCCGGATCGTGCTGGTCCATGTGCTGAAGAACATCATGATCCCGATCATTACCGTAGTTGGGGTGGAGTTCGGGTCGCTCATCGCCTTCGCCGTGGTCACGGAGACGATCTTCGCCTGGCCCGGGGTCGGCAAGCTGATCATCGACAGCATCAACATCCTCGATCGCCCCGTGGTCGTCGCCTACATCCTTGTGATCGTGACGATGTTCATCTGCATCAACCTGATCGTGGACATCCTCTACTCGCTCCTCGATCCCCGCATCAGGAGCCGCCGATGA
- a CDS encoding ABC transporter permease, which yields MTVLSLPRRLLGDGVLKTSLHGILRSPKATAALVMCILLVGAAIFAPLLAPQNPYDLMQIDLFDSKLPPMSEGFSGMTYVLGTDGQGRDMLSAMLYGLRTSLAVGLIAGVMALAIGATLGLLSAQVGGRLDAVLMRFVDLMLGFPTILVALMILAVFGQGTWKVILALVFVQWAYFARAARAAALVEVNKDYIEAARCLGLSRARILFGHLLPNCLPPLIVIGTIQVASAIAAEATLSFLGIGLPITEPSLGLLISNGYQVLLAGLYWISVFPGLLLLTLVFSINIVGDRLREVFNPRLVK from the coding sequence ATGACCGTCCTGTCCCTCCCGCGCCGCCTGCTTGGTGATGGCGTGCTGAAAACCTCGCTCCACGGCATTCTGCGCAGCCCCAAGGCGACGGCCGCGCTGGTGATGTGCATCCTGCTGGTCGGCGCCGCGATCTTCGCGCCGCTGCTGGCGCCGCAGAACCCCTACGATCTGATGCAGATTGATCTGTTCGACAGCAAGCTGCCACCGATGTCCGAGGGCTTTTCCGGCATGACCTACGTGCTGGGCACCGACGGTCAGGGGCGCGACATGCTGTCGGCCATGCTCTACGGGCTGCGCACCTCGCTTGCCGTGGGGCTGATCGCAGGAGTGATGGCGCTGGCCATCGGGGCCACGCTGGGTCTCCTGTCGGCGCAGGTCGGCGGGCGGCTCGACGCTGTCCTCATGCGGTTCGTCGATCTGATGCTGGGCTTCCCGACGATCCTCGTCGCGCTGATGATCCTGGCCGTCTTTGGGCAGGGCACGTGGAAGGTGATCCTCGCGCTCGTCTTCGTGCAATGGGCCTATTTCGCGCGTGCCGCCCGCGCGGCGGCACTGGTGGAAGTCAACAAGGACTACATCGAGGCCGCCCGCTGCCTCGGCCTGTCGCGCGCTCGGATCCTGTTCGGTCACCTGCTGCCGAATTGCCTGCCACCCCTGATCGTTATCGGCACGATTCAGGTGGCCAGCGCCATCGCGGCCGAGGCGACGCTGTCCTTTCTCGGCATCGGTCTCCCCATCACCGAGCCGTCGCTGGGGCTGCTGATCTCCAACGGCTATCAGGTGCTACTGGCGGGGCTTTATTGGATCAGCGTGTTTCCAGGCCTTCTGCTGCTGACGCTGGTGTTCTCGATCAACATCGTGGGCGACCGCCTGCGCGAGGTGTTCAACCCGAGGCTGGTGAAATGA
- a CDS encoding ABC transporter ATP-binding protein, whose amino-acid sequence MRETSMLELRDLKTHFFTPAGVVKSVDGVSLTVARGEILGLVGESGSGKSITGFSILGLVDAPGRNAGGQILFKGENLVGMPERRVRALRGNRIAMIFQDPMMTLNPVLSVKTHMVETVLAHDRVSRAEALRRSIEALAMVSIPQPELRIESYPHEFSGGMRQRVAIAIALLHKPDLIIADEPTTALDVTIQSQILAQVQTLCRELGMGLIWISHDLGVVAGLADRIAVMYAGRIVEQGTVDEVLDTPRHPYTKGLIGSAPIANERGAPLQSIRGSAPSPLARPEGCAFRTRCDHATEVCRAEPAESREGLHSFRCFHPLGSETRP is encoded by the coding sequence ATGAGAGAAACTTCCATGCTGGAATTGCGCGACCTGAAAACGCATTTCTTCACGCCCGCAGGTGTCGTGAAATCGGTCGATGGCGTGTCGCTAACCGTGGCGCGAGGTGAGATCCTCGGGCTTGTCGGCGAAAGCGGATCGGGCAAGTCGATTACCGGATTTTCGATCCTCGGACTGGTGGATGCGCCGGGCCGGAATGCGGGCGGGCAGATCCTGTTCAAGGGCGAGAATCTGGTCGGCATGCCCGAACGCCGGGTCAGGGCCCTGCGCGGCAACCGCATCGCGATGATCTTCCAGGACCCGATGATGACGCTGAACCCCGTCCTGTCGGTCAAGACCCACATGGTCGAGACGGTGCTGGCCCATGACCGCGTCAGCCGCGCCGAGGCGCTGCGCCGCTCCATCGAGGCGCTGGCCATGGTCAGCATCCCCCAGCCCGAGCTGCGGATCGAAAGCTACCCGCACGAGTTTTCGGGCGGGATGCGCCAGCGGGTGGCCATCGCCATAGCACTTTTACACAAGCCCGACCTGATCATCGCGGACGAACCCACCACCGCGCTGGACGTCACGATACAGAGCCAGATCCTCGCGCAGGTGCAGACGCTGTGCCGCGAACTCGGGATGGGGCTTATCTGGATAAGCCACGATCTGGGCGTGGTGGCCGGATTGGCCGACCGCATCGCCGTCATGTATGCGGGGCGGATCGTCGAGCAGGGGACGGTGGACGAGGTTCTGGACACGCCCCGCCACCCCTACACCAAGGGACTGATCGGCTCCGCGCCCATCGCGAACGAACGCGGGGCGCCGCTTCAATCCATCCGTGGATCGGCGCCGTCGCCGCTGGCCCGGCCCGAAGGCTGTGCGTTCCGCACCCGTTGCGACCACGCGACCGAGGTGTGCCGCGCCGAACCTGCGGAGTCGCGGGAGGGCCTGCACAGCTTCCGCTGCTTCCACCCCCTCGGATCGGAGACCCGCCCATGA
- a CDS encoding ABC transporter ATP-binding protein — MTVPFAEAVNVSKRFTTEPDFAEKIAIRLGAASPRRTVHALDGVDLSIAKGEVVGLVGESGCGKSTLGRVIAGMLPATEGEVRLNGQDRNALSGKAARRARLNTQIIFQDPMSSLNPRKRVVDIIGEAPLAHGLVRHAEKEALVTRLLETVGLDPSMRDRYPHQFSGGQRQRLGIARALAVNPQFLVCDESIAALDISIQAQVLNLFMRLKDEFDLTYLFISHDLSVVHHISDRVVIMYLGRIVESGPTAAIFAEPNHPYTAALLSEVPRIDRRHRAFSPVKGEIPSPLAPPPGCHFHPRCPFATERCRTERPALRDLGTGRHSACHLNDMGERPRFTQTDTMGV, encoded by the coding sequence ATGACCGTTCCTTTTGCCGAGGCGGTCAACGTCTCCAAACGCTTCACGACCGAGCCGGACTTCGCCGAGAAGATCGCAATCCGACTGGGGGCCGCCAGCCCGCGCCGCACGGTGCATGCTCTGGATGGGGTGGACCTGTCGATCGCCAAGGGCGAGGTTGTGGGCCTTGTCGGGGAGTCCGGCTGCGGCAAGTCTACTCTCGGCCGCGTGATTGCAGGCATGCTTCCCGCGACCGAGGGCGAGGTGCGGTTGAACGGTCAGGACCGCAACGCGCTGTCGGGCAAGGCGGCGCGGCGGGCGCGGCTGAACACGCAGATCATCTTTCAGGATCCGATGTCGTCGCTCAATCCGCGCAAACGGGTGGTGGACATCATCGGCGAGGCCCCCCTTGCGCACGGCTTGGTCCGCCACGCGGAAAAGGAGGCGCTAGTCACGCGCCTGCTGGAGACGGTGGGCCTCGATCCCTCCATGCGTGACCGCTATCCGCACCAGTTCTCGGGCGGGCAGCGGCAGCGGCTGGGGATTGCGCGCGCGCTGGCCGTGAACCCGCAATTCCTCGTCTGCGACGAAAGTATCGCCGCGCTCGACATCTCCATTCAGGCGCAGGTGCTGAATCTGTTCATGCGCCTGAAGGACGAGTTCGACCTTACCTACCTGTTTATCAGCCATGATCTAAGCGTGGTGCACCACATCTCGGACCGGGTGGTGATCATGTATCTGGGCCGCATCGTCGAAAGCGGCCCGACCGCCGCGATCTTCGCCGAACCGAACCACCCCTACACGGCGGCGCTCCTGTCCGAGGTGCCGCGCATCGACCGCCGCCACCGCGCCTTCAGCCCGGTCAAAGGCGAGATCCCCTCGCCTCTGGCGCCGCCACCCGGATGCCATTTCCACCCCCGCTGCCCCTTCGCCACGGAGCGCTGCCGCACGGAGCGCCCCGCGCTGCGCGACCTCGGCACGGGGCGACACAGCGCTTGCCACCTCAACGACATGGGCGAACGCCCGCGCTTCACGCAAACCGACACCATGGGAGTCTGA
- a CDS encoding ABC transporter substrate-binding protein, with translation MLASTALTAMAQDLVIGRSTEPSAIDPQFSRTGNNQMTADNIFGTLLSTDENLQMHPALATEWTNMDDLTWDITLREGVTFHDGSAFTADDVIFSLERTDEVPNSPAPFTDNVSSIASMEKTGDHSIRIVTKTPNPALMEQVGRVFILSKAAAENATLDDFNSGKAAIGTGPYRFVSWKPAESLTIERFDDYWGDKPEFATVEYRFITNNAARTAALLSGSVDLIDAVSPSDVPTLEGNNNIKVYGIESGRLIYLGLSMRDSAPGVTDLAGAPLDANPFDDVRVRKAVSMMIDRQLIIDRILGGAGVASAQIVPSVLGGYADDLSAVPADPAAAKALLAEAGYPDGFGITIYSSNNRFPGDGDLAQALGQMLARGGLKVNAVETLPYNVYAAAASKGEYGAFVFSLGSSTPNSEANLRSLLQTYNADEGTGGFNRTRYSNADFDMALQDAMQEFDPATRNEKLAAATRIAMEDQALVPLYFQKVYWASNTEIDFIPNLAERTVAGDVRSAAE, from the coding sequence ATGCTTGCCTCGACAGCGCTGACGGCAATGGCGCAGGATCTGGTGATCGGTCGCTCGACCGAGCCGTCGGCGATCGACCCGCAATTCTCGCGCACGGGCAACAACCAAATGACGGCCGACAACATCTTCGGCACGCTGCTGTCCACCGATGAGAACCTGCAGATGCACCCGGCTCTGGCCACCGAATGGACCAACATGGACGATCTGACCTGGGACATCACCCTGCGCGAGGGCGTGACGTTCCACGACGGGTCCGCCTTCACCGCCGATGACGTGATCTTCTCGCTGGAGCGGACGGACGAGGTGCCGAACAGCCCTGCGCCCTTCACCGACAACGTCAGCTCCATCGCATCGATGGAAAAGACCGGCGATCACAGCATCCGCATCGTGACCAAGACCCCGAACCCCGCGCTCATGGAGCAGGTGGGCCGCGTGTTCATCCTGTCCAAGGCCGCGGCCGAGAACGCGACGCTGGACGATTTCAACTCCGGCAAGGCGGCGATCGGCACCGGACCCTACCGGTTCGTGTCGTGGAAACCTGCGGAATCGCTCACGATCGAGCGGTTCGACGACTACTGGGGCGACAAGCCCGAATTTGCCACCGTCGAATATCGCTTCATCACCAACAACGCGGCGCGCACGGCGGCGCTTCTGTCCGGCTCGGTCGACCTGATCGACGCGGTGTCGCCGTCCGACGTGCCGACGCTGGAGGGTAACAATAACATCAAGGTCTACGGCATCGAGTCCGGCCGCCTGATCTATCTGGGCCTGTCGATGCGCGACAGCGCCCCCGGCGTGACCGACCTTGCCGGTGCCCCGCTTGACGCCAACCCCTTCGATGACGTGCGTGTGCGCAAGGCCGTCTCCATGATGATCGACCGTCAGCTGATCATCGACCGGATTCTCGGCGGAGCGGGCGTGGCTTCGGCGCAGATCGTGCCTTCCGTGCTGGGCGGCTATGCCGACGATCTGTCGGCGGTGCCCGCCGATCCGGCGGCGGCGAAGGCGCTGCTGGCCGAGGCGGGCTATCCCGATGGGTTCGGCATCACGATTTATTCCTCCAACAACCGTTTCCCCGGTGACGGAGACCTTGCACAGGCGCTTGGCCAGATGCTGGCGCGCGGCGGGCTGAAGGTGAACGCGGTGGAAACCCTGCCCTACAACGTCTATGCCGCCGCCGCCTCGAAGGGCGAATACGGCGCCTTTGTCTTCTCGCTCGGCTCCTCCACCCCGAACTCCGAGGCCAACTTGCGTTCGCTACTTCAAACCTACAACGCCGATGAAGGCACGGGCGGCTTCAACCGCACCCGCTACAGCAACGCCGATTTCGACATGGCGCTACAGGACGCGATGCAGGAGTTCGATCCCGCCACTCGCAACGAGAAACTGGCCGCCGCCACCCGCATCGCAATGGAGGATCAGGCGCTGGTCCCGCTCTATTTCCAGAAAGTCTACTGGGCCTCGAACACCGAGATCGACTTCATTCCCAACTTGGCCGAGCGCACCGTCGCCGGCGATGTCCGGAGCGCCGCGGAGTGA
- a CDS encoding CocE/NonD family hydrolase, translating to MKIETLTLASATPVADDVVVHRNVMVRMRDGVHLATDIYRPAGIDAPLPVIFERTPYDKSGTPRTEFSVNAPTPMSRPELAIHLARKGYAVIWQDCRGRYGSEGVFTKYLSEGEDGFDAMEWIAAQPWQNGRVGTMGLSYDAHTQMAMACLNPPGLACMAVDSGGFSNAFTCGIRQGGAFEMKQATWAYHRGIEAADATAARAIEAENLRDWFGAMPWTKGRSPVRWNPEYEDYLLEQWQNGTFDDFWKKVGIYAAGYYGVFPKVPTIFMSSWYDAYVQTTLENFTGLKGDPDRPLALIMGPWTHGNRSRSLFGDVDFGTEATFDGQIDESWLAYREKWFLRWLKDDQSAQQVGRVHIFLMGTGPGGKTAAGNLNHGGRWIESADWPLPEAQQLDLYLTPQMSLARDPAGEGTISYDYNPANPVPTIGGSLTSGEPIFTGGGFDQVEAEQFYGCTRPGMPLNARLDVLSFETEPLAEDTAIAGPVEVELWVSTDAPDTDFTAKLIDVYPPCEDYPRGYALNITDGIFRCRYRNGFDKPEMVKDGEVFRISITPFATANLFKKGHRIRLDISSSNFPKYDVNPNTGELEGTSRRRRVALNTLHMSPENLSRIRLAVIPAGI from the coding sequence GTGAAGATCGAGACCCTGACCCTCGCGTCGGCCACACCCGTGGCCGATGATGTCGTCGTCCACCGCAACGTGATGGTGCGGATGCGCGACGGCGTGCATCTGGCCACCGACATCTACCGCCCCGCAGGCATCGACGCACCGCTGCCCGTCATCTTCGAGCGCACCCCCTACGACAAATCCGGCACCCCGCGCACCGAATTCAGCGTGAATGCTCCGACCCCGATGTCGCGGCCAGAACTTGCGATCCATCTGGCGCGCAAGGGCTACGCGGTCATCTGGCAGGATTGTCGTGGCCGCTACGGATCCGAGGGCGTGTTCACCAAATACCTGTCCGAAGGCGAGGATGGTTTCGACGCGATGGAATGGATCGCGGCACAACCCTGGCAGAACGGTCGCGTGGGCACCATGGGCCTGTCCTATGATGCACACACACAGATGGCGATGGCTTGCCTGAACCCGCCAGGCCTTGCCTGCATGGCGGTGGATTCAGGAGGCTTTTCCAACGCTTTCACCTGCGGCATTCGGCAGGGAGGCGCGTTCGAGATGAAACAGGCGACTTGGGCCTATCACCGCGGGATCGAGGCGGCCGACGCCACCGCTGCCCGCGCGATCGAGGCGGAGAACCTGCGCGACTGGTTCGGCGCGATGCCTTGGACCAAGGGCCGCTCCCCCGTCCGGTGGAACCCGGAATACGAAGACTACCTGCTGGAGCAGTGGCAGAACGGCACCTTCGATGACTTCTGGAAGAAGGTCGGCATCTATGCTGCGGGCTATTACGGCGTGTTTCCCAAGGTGCCGACGATCTTCATGTCGAGCTGGTATGACGCTTATGTCCAAACCACGCTGGAGAACTTCACGGGCCTGAAGGGCGATCCCGACCGTCCGCTGGCACTGATTATGGGCCCGTGGACGCATGGCAATCGGTCGCGCAGCTTGTTCGGTGATGTCGATTTCGGGACGGAGGCGACGTTTGACGGCCAGATCGACGAAAGCTGGCTCGCCTATCGCGAGAAGTGGTTCCTGCGCTGGCTGAAGGATGACCAGTCTGCCCAACAGGTGGGGCGCGTGCATATCTTCCTTATGGGCACCGGACCCGGAGGTAAGACCGCGGCGGGCAACCTGAACCATGGTGGCCGCTGGATCGAGAGCGCCGACTGGCCACTGCCCGAGGCGCAACAGCTGGATCTGTATCTGACGCCGCAGATGTCGCTCGCACGTGATCCCGCAGGCGAGGGCACGATCAGCTATGACTACAATCCGGCCAATCCCGTGCCGACCATCGGCGGATCTCTTACCTCGGGCGAGCCGATCTTCACCGGAGGCGGCTTTGATCAGGTTGAGGCCGAACAGTTCTACGGCTGCACCCGCCCCGGTATGCCACTGAACGCGCGCCTCGACGTGCTGTCCTTCGAGACGGAGCCTCTGGCCGAAGACACTGCCATTGCGGGGCCGGTGGAAGTGGAACTTTGGGTGTCCACCGATGCGCCGGACACCGACTTCACCGCGAAGCTGATCGACGTCTATCCCCCCTGCGAGGACTACCCGCGCGGCTATGCCCTGAACATCACCGACGGCATCTTCCGCTGCCGCTACCGCAACGGCTTTGACAAACCGGAGATGGTGAAGGACGGCGAGGTGTTCCGAATTTCGATCACCCCCTTCGCGACGGCGAACCTGTTCAAGAAGGGTCACCGCATTCGGCTCGACATCTCATCGTCCAACTTTCCGAAATATGACGTGAACCCGAACACCGGCGAGCTAGAAGGGACGAGCAGACGACGCCGGGTCGCGCTCAACACCCTTCACATGAGCCCCGAGAATCTGTCGCGGATAAGGCTGGCCGTTATCCCGGCCGGGATATAA
- a CDS encoding 5-carboxymethyl-2-hydroxymuconate Delta-isomerase, with amino-acid sequence MPHVIIEYSGNIAEWGDPATITGAVHAALCALEDLPVEAIKTRSAIREDYRIGRDIEGFRGFVVILFRTRPGREDHVLLNISETARGAVLAHVAPVEGKTLSVSVETQMMDPVAVVHAKV; translated from the coding sequence ATGCCTCACGTCATCATCGAGTATTCGGGCAACATCGCGGAATGGGGTGACCCGGCGACGATCACCGGTGCCGTTCATGCCGCTTTGTGCGCGCTTGAGGATCTGCCGGTCGAGGCGATCAAAACACGTTCCGCGATCCGCGAAGATTATCGCATCGGCCGCGATATAGAGGGTTTCAGGGGCTTCGTCGTCATCCTGTTCCGGACACGTCCGGGCCGCGAGGATCACGTGCTTCTGAATATCTCGGAAACCGCGCGTGGTGCGGTTCTGGCTCACGTAGCGCCAGTGGAGGGAAAGACGCTTTCCGTGTCGGTCGAAACCCAGATGATGGACCCGGTCGCCGTGGTTCATGCCAAAGTCTGA